The genome window GAAATCGGTGGACGAGCTGGGCAAGAAAAAAGTAGCCGTTCTAGCTTCCGCTTTGTTCATGCTTTCCACGTTTTCATATGTGGGGGTATTCAGCTTCTTTTTTCTGTTGGCCCTACGATTTGTTCACGGACTCAGCTTTGGATTTGCGACTACGGCGATGGCAGCGATTGCCACCGACCTCGTCCCCGAAGAGCGCAAAGGGGAAGGGATCGGCTACTATGCACTGTTTATGAATTTGGCGATGGTCATCGGTCCTTTTGTAGGGCTGCTGATCATGAACAAGTACAGCTTCTCTGTTTTATGTATCCTGATTTCGGCTTTTGCCATCATCTCCTTTGCTTGTGGAGGGTTGACCAAAGTGCAGGAAGCCCAGGCAGCCGTAAAGACGAGAGCAACTCAAAAGCTTCATTGGAGAAGCTTCATCGAGCCAGGTGCCATGCCCATCTCGCTGACAGCTGCTCTCATGTCCTTTGCCTACAGTGGACTTTTATCCTTTATCCCCGTCTACGCCAAGAATATTGGAGCATCTGAGGTATCGAGCTATTTCTTTGTCATTTATGCAATCATGATCGTTCTGTCGCGGCCTTTTACCGGAAAGCTGTTTGACCGGATGGGAGAGCATGTCGTCATTTACCCGAGCATCATTTTGTATGCGATCGGACTGGTATTGCTGAGCCTGGCACAAGGTCCTGTCCTGTTCCTCATTGCCAGCGCCGTCATTGGCCTGGGCTACGGAAGCGTGTTTCCCAGCTTTCAGGCGATCGCCCTCAAGTCTGCGCCGGCAGAACGGAGAGGACTTGCGACGGGCACCTATTACTTGTTGTTTGATCTAGGTATGGGTATCGGATCGTTTGTACTGGGGATTCTGGCGTCCGCCATGAGTTTTAGCTCGATGTACATGATCTCTGCGTGGATCGTTGCGTTTGCAGGAGTGGTGTATTACAGCCTGTATCATCGGGCCACAATCAAAAAGCACCGCAGGGAAAGCGAGCGTCTGCAGCTTTCCGAGTAAGAAGTGGAGGGTCCTACCAATATCAAGGTAGGGCCCATTCTCATGTAAAAAAGCGCCCGCCACCACACGAGTGCGGCTTTGAGCGCTTTTGAGAAGATTACGCGTTTTTCTTTTGGCCAAAGAGTGCACCGTCCAAACTCAATTTGGAGCTGCCGCTGATCGCCAGAGAAAGCGTCATAGCCAGCAGAGCCAAATCCAGCTCGTATCCGGCGCCTGCTTGACCGCTCAAGAATCCAATGGACAGTTTCGCTGTAAAAATAGCACCTACCATGATGATGACCATAACCGCTGAAAACAGCCGTGTACCCAATCCCAAAATCAAGGCAATGCCACCGATGAGTTCAAGGAAAGAGACAAAGTATGCGATAAAGGCAGGAAGCCCCATGGTGCCAAAGAATCCGGCTACATTCCCCAAGCCCATTTGGAACTTGTCAATTCCGTGGATGAGGAATGTAAGACCAGCAATCACACGCAAAACAAGTGCGCTCCATTCAAAACGTGTAGACATGAAAAAATACCTCCGAGATGAAATTTTATTTAGTAACAAGATTACTTTTCGTTAGTTAGTGTATAATAATAAATGAAACGAGTCAATGGTGGATATTGTACACAAACTGTCTACGTTCGATCATTCTTTTTGAAGGAACAGCAAAACAGCGTTATACTAGAAGGAGAATGAGGTGATTCCTATGAAACAGTCCTCTCTCTGTCCGCGGTTTGAAAAAGGCATGCAGCTATTGGGGAAACGCTGGACAGGGCTCATCTTATATCAGTTGCTTGCGGGACCACAGCGTTTTTGTGCACTGGAAGGTGCCCTGCCTGTGAGCGGAAGGCTGCTTTCTGAGCGATTGAAAGATCTGGAGAAGGAAGGCCTTGTGCACCGGCAAGTATTTACGGATTCTGCTCCGGTTCGCGTAGAGTATTCCCTGACGGAAATGGGGCTCGCTCTGGAACCCGTACTGAAGGGCATTGAAAATTGGGCGCAGACATGGATCGAATTGGATGCGGATGAACCGATAGGCTGTTGCGAAGAAAAAAGCTGTGATGAATAAGAAAAAGCGCCGGGGATAACTACCCGACGCGTTACAAAATGAGCCCGGAACGGACGAACCGTTACCGGGCAGTTTTATGTTTTGCTTACAGTTTTGTGATCTCGTCCTTCAGCAGCTCGGATTGCGTACCGAAAACTACTTGCACGCTGCCTTGACCGAGCTTCATGACACCGGCAGCACCGAGATCCTTCAGT of Brevibacillus choshinensis contains these proteins:
- a CDS encoding MFS transporter translates to MHKQPLWTRDFIKICLSSLFLFMTYYALVATLPIYIMDTLRGGEQEVGLTLTAFIIAAVIARPIAGKSVDELGKKKVAVLASALFMLSTFSYVGVFSFFFLLALRFVHGLSFGFATTAMAAIATDLVPEERKGEGIGYYALFMNLAMVIGPFVGLLIMNKYSFSVLCILISAFAIISFACGGLTKVQEAQAAVKTRATQKLHWRSFIEPGAMPISLTAALMSFAYSGLLSFIPVYAKNIGASEVSSYFFVIYAIMIVLSRPFTGKLFDRMGEHVVIYPSIILYAIGLVLLSLAQGPVLFLIASAVIGLGYGSVFPSFQAIALKSAPAERRGLATGTYYLLFDLGMGIGSFVLGILASAMSFSSMYMISAWIVAFAGVVYYSLYHRATIKKHRRESERLQLSE
- a CDS encoding DoxX family protein, translated to MSTRFEWSALVLRVIAGLTFLIHGIDKFQMGLGNVAGFFGTMGLPAFIAYFVSFLELIGGIALILGLGTRLFSAVMVIIMVGAIFTAKLSIGFLSGQAGAGYELDLALLAMTLSLAISGSSKLSLDGALFGQKKNA
- a CDS encoding winged helix-turn-helix transcriptional regulator, yielding MKQSSLCPRFEKGMQLLGKRWTGLILYQLLAGPQRFCALEGALPVSGRLLSERLKDLEKEGLVHRQVFTDSAPVRVEYSLTEMGLALEPVLKGIENWAQTWIELDADEPIGCCEEKSCDE